CTCCGTAAATGAAGCACAGAAAGCTCAGCAACAGCTGATCGACCTCCTGGCCGGGGGTGGCTTCAAACTTCGCAAGTGGACGAGTAATTCACctgaaatacttaaaaacttaacaGAAGATTTGATAAGTCTAAATATGTTAGACTTCAAACACGCGGAGTCGAACAAAACTTTCGGAATTACCTGGAACCCAAGAACAGATCAATTTACATTTCatccaacaaaaacaaatgactcaCGAGCAATTGTCACTAAGCGCTTATTATTATCGGagttatcaaaacaatatgaCCCGCTAGGCTGGTTATCTCCGGTAACAACAAAAGGAAAGCTCCTATTTCAACAAGCGTGGATGTCTTGCACGAGCTGGGACGACGGCCTTCCTGGAAATATACAACAGGATTGGGAACGATTTGAAcaagacaaacaaaacattcaaaacataaCAATACCTCGCTGGATCGGGGACACAACGCAGTCCGTGGAATTACATGGATTCAGCGACGCATCTGAAAAGGCATATGGTTGCGTTATCTATTGTAGATCATGCGATCAAAATGGTCAACCAAAACATACAATTAGTGGCTGGTATAACAAAACTTGCGCCACTTAAAAAACCTACATCTCTGCTTAGGCTCGAACTTTGCGGTGCCTTGTTGTTATCGCGACTTATGAAAAAGGTCATAGAGTCAACAATGGTACAGACTGTCAAGGTATTTGGATAGATGTCTCAATGGTTGTACTGGGTTGGCATCCAAGTCGATGGAAAACATTTGTGGCTAACAGAATAGCCCAAGTAAAGCAAATCATCGGAACAACATGCTGGAAATACGTGAAATCGGAAGAAAATCCTGCAGACTGTGCCAGCAGAGGACTATTCGCTTCCCAGTTACTAACTCACACACTTTGGTGGGAGGGCCCGCAATGGCTGAAAAATAACAAGCTACCGGAACAACCAAAAACACCTGAAACAAAGGAAGAATTTTCGCACTTAACAGCAAGGGACATAGGAAACGCTCACGACATTATTATGAAAGCTGTACAACTTAGCGACTTTGCTCAAGAAATTGGACTTCTACAGAAACATAAACAAGTGCATTCAACAAGTAAAATTCTAAACTTGAACCCAATTTTGGATAAAGATGGGATTTTAAAAGTTGGCGGAAGATTAGAAAATGCAGCGTTAAGCAGGTCGCAGAAACATCCGATAATTCTGTCAAACAAGAACCGACTGTGTGAGCTGTTAATCAAACAAGCACATGAAGCTACACTACATGGTGGCGCTAGATTGACTCTTGCACACCTACGAAATAGATATTGGATCCTTGGCGGTATGAACACTGTCAAAAAGCAGCTCATCAAGTGTGTAAAATGTCACTGCTTTAAAACATCAAGAGACAGTCAACTGATGGCCGACTTACCGAAACCGCGAGTAACCCCATCACGCCCGTTCACGCACACCGGTGTAGATTTCACTGGCCAAGTAGAAGTGAAAGCTAACAAGGGCCGGGGCATCAAGACAACGAAGGGGTATATCGCCATATTTATATGTTTGGCGACCAAGGCCATACATCTGGAATTGGTCTCGGATTTAAGTACACCCGCTTTCCTTGCGGCCTTGAAACGTTTGTGTGCTCGACGAGGCACGCCCAAACATTTATACAGTGACAATGGCACTAACTTTGTCGGTGCGGCgaaaacattaacaaaagaaCGCAAAGAAGCTTTACAATACTATGTAAACAAAGAGTTCCTGGACAACCTTGTGGAACCTGTCATCGAGTGGCATTTTAAATTCAAGGCCGTTACTAACATTGACAAGTGATATAGAAGATCTCGAATGTCTTACGCCAGGACACTTTTTAGTGGGTGGACCTGTGCTGTCACCTCCATTAGCCGCTGACCTTGACAACAGAAGTGTTACAAAAAGATGGAAGTTAACAGAGAAGATGCACCGTGATTTTTGGAAAAAGTGGTCGAGtgattatttacaaacaatacaagGACGCGGAAAGTGGAAGCATCCAACAAAGAATCTTGAAATCGGTGATATTGTACTTGTGAAGGAGGACAACATACCACCTGCAAGGTGGCTTCTTGGGAAGGTCATCGAAACTCATCCAGGCACAGACGGTCGAGTACGAGTAGTCACCCagaaaaaccaaaaataacaaGAACCTGAAACGGCCAGTGACTAAACTGTCAAGGTTACCTATTGAGTCGGAAACACCAAGGATGGACTCGAATGACGTTAATAAACAACGCACAAATAAATCAGCTAGAAGAAAGGGAAGCTCAAAACGAACATTACAAAGCTATTTGTGCATTATGCTGACGTTTCTAGTTATGTGCATATCGCCATCaacacaacaaatacaaaacataacaaGCCTGGACTCTGCAAAACTGATTTACTTCGACAAAATAGCCGATTTGCAAATAATTCAAGACGAATGGAAAATGGTGGTATTATAACATGTCCACTTATTGGCAAAGTTTGGCAAACATTGAAAAGCATGTCAATTATCTGACAAGCCTCTGCAAAACGGAAGTGTCTCTTTTAACAATTGCTTCTCAATTTCAACACGATCTGAACGAGTTAAAACACTACAATGACGTACTTCGGTCAGAACATGGAAGACGCATGAAGAGAGGAATTATAGACGGTGTTGGATACGtggcaaattatttatttggtgtCCTTTATGAATGATACGCTGAAAAATACGACAAGGACATCAAAAATATTCAGGAAAATGAGAATAATTTACTAACTTTGTACAAACAACACACGTCATCATAGAAGGTGAATATAACCTTTTAAAACGGAACGAAGAAGTAATGAACAAGCAGTTTTTACTCATAAACAAACACTTGGAACTTACCGAAGCACGAATGAAACAGAGTCATGATAACATTATGTATATTACTACCACAGCAATAGCGGTAAATATGGTTATTTCCAGTTTGCGAAGAGTACAACAATCACTACTGGACGTGGTCACAGACATAAGAAGCGGTCGAGTTGACACTCATTTGTTGAAGCCAGATGAATTTCAGCGTCAACTAAACATCATATCGGGGCAGATCCCTAAAGGATTATCGTTACCGTCTGTGAACAGTTACGTCTGCATTAGAGAGATGTACAAGTTGTCTCGAGTACATGTTAGATTGACGGAGAGTTTTCTTATTTTCGAAGTGAAGATACAACTGATCAACGATGAACAATACGAATTATCACGAGTGATCCCTATTTGCAAGATAAGTGGGAAGAACATGATAAACATCATACCAACGTCTGAATACATCGCAACAAATCTGAAAAAGGACACATTAATGTTTCTCCAATCAGAAGAGGGTCATCCTGCATTACTTTAAACGAGCATCAATTACTTTGTGCAATTAACAAACCGATTCATTGCATCAACGTGTGAGGGACAActtataaacaatagaaatataacaagcgaacaataaacaatagaaatataacaagcgaacaataaacaatagaaatagaACGGCGAGGTCCCATTGCTCTGAGCAGTGGATCGGGTTACACAGTTGCGGCGCGTGGCTGTACACCTGTTGTGATAAGTGCACCGTGCGGACATTCTACGCGACAGAGATAACAACTTACTCATTGAATGGCACTGGAATTATTTCACTTTCGGAAAGACGTATGTTGAAAGGCGAACAGCTGACCATTCTGTCACACAACAAGTTTCAGAGTGAGTTACTATTAAATGAAGAAACAACATACATACCAGAGTCTGGTGTAAACAGCATAATAAACAGCAGCGACCTGTTACATTTACAAATAGAAAGCCACGACGAACAATTTAAGATGCTGCACAACAAAATTGAACACGTGAAAGACCAACAAGCTACATTGAGTCTTCAAGCCAATCACACCGTTGCCCATAATTATGTGATGTATGGATTTATCACTATTTGTGGAGTGGCTGCCTGTACCTGGAGTATCATCAAAGTAACGCGAATCGGCAGCATGTACGAGCAAGCTCGACACTTGTAACTTTGCTGACATCGCGGGCCGTGCGCGATTACTttataacatgtattttttagttcaataaaCACAGCCAACGGGAGCGGTCAGTTTTATTGCTTAACCTTACaacataa
This genomic stretch from Trichoplusia ni isolate ovarian cell line Hi5 chromosome 25, tn1, whole genome shotgun sequence harbors:
- the LOC113505243 gene encoding uncharacterized protein LOC113505243, which translates into the protein MVVLGWHPSRWKTFVANRIAQVKQIIGTTCWKYVKSEENPADCASRGLFASQLLTHTLWWEGPQWLKNNKLPEQPKTPETKEEFSHLTARDIGNAHDIIMKAVQLSDFAQEIGLLQKHKQVHSTSKILNLNPILDKDGILKVGGRLENAALSRSQKHPIILSNKNRLCELLIKQAHEATLHGGARLTLAHLRNRYWILGGMNTVKKQLIKCVKCHCFKTSRDSQLMADLPKPRVTPSRPFTHTGVDFTGQVEVKANKGRGIKTTKGYIAIFICLATKAIHLELVSDLSTPAFLAALKRLCARRGTPKHLYSDNGTNFVGAAKTLTKERKEALQYYVNKEFLDNLVEPVIEWHFKFKAVTNIDK